The Fundidesulfovibrio terrae genomic sequence GCTCATCGTCGGCGGCGGCCCGGCCGGATACGACGCGGCCCTCGCGGCCGCCAAGCGCGGCATCTCCACCACTCTTGTCGAAAAGGAGCACCTGGGCGGCTCCTGCCTGAACTGGGGGTGCATCCCCACCAAGTTCCTGCTGGCGGCCGTGGCTCCCAAGGCGGAACTGGAAGGCCAACAGAAGATGAAGACCGGCTCCGGCGAGGTCTTCGTGGACCTGCCCGCCCTGGTGGACCGCAAGAAGCGCCATCTGGAGGCCACCCGCAAGGCCATGGCCGCCGAACTCCAGAAGCTCGGCGTGGAGTTCGTGCGCGGCGAGCTCAAGATGATCGGGGCTGTGAAATCCGTGTTCGAGGTGGACGGCGAGCCGAAGACCCTCCAATACAAGAAGTGCATCCTGGCCACGGGCAGCCGCCCGGCCGCGCACCCCGGCCTCAAGGCCGACCACGACGCCATCCTGAACTCCGGCGACATCCTCAGCATCCGCGAGGTTCCCAAACGGCTGCTGGTGGTGGGCGCCGGCTTCATCGGCCTGGAGCTGGCCCAGTTCTTCTCGCGCGCCGGATCAGCCATCACCCTGGTGGACGTGGCCCCGCGCATCGCCCCCACCGAGGACGAGGAAATAAGCAAGGCCTTGCACCAGACATTCAAGCGCGCGGGCTGGGACATCCACACCGGCGTGAAGATCGCCAGCCTCGAGAGCGTTGACGGCGCGGCCAGGCTGGTGCTGGAGGATGGGCGCGAGTTCGGCGCAGACAAGTGCCTGCTGGCCGTGGGCCGCCTGCCCAACTCCCGCAACCTGATGCTCGAGATGCTTGGGGCCGAGGTCAAGGGCGCGGGCTGGGTGCACACCGACGAGCACCTCCTGGCCTCGCCCACGGTCTACGCCGTGGGCGACGTGAACGGCCGCACGCTCCTGGCCCATGCGGCGTCCAGCCAGGGTGAATGGGCGGTGAGACATTTCGCGGGCGAGGAGAACGGGGCGTACAACCCTGGCCCTATCCCCGGCTGCATGTACGGCGCGCCCGAGACCATGCGCGTGGGTGTCATGGAGGCTGAGGCCCGGGACAAGGGCATGGACGTGGCCGTGAGCCGCGCCCAGTTGGTGGCCAACCCCATCGCCCAGGCCCACGGGGCCACCGGCGGCCTGGTGAAGTGCGTGTGGAGCGAGGGCAAGCTCGTCGGCGTCACCGGCGTGGGGCACGGAGTGGCTTCTCTTGCCACGCTGTCCACGGTGATGGTGCGGCAGGGCTGGACGCGCAAGCAGTGCGAGGAGCTTGTTTTCCCCCATCCGACCCTGGACGAGGCCCTGCGCTCGGCATTGCTGGCCCCTGCCAAATAACACGTTGAGCCGGGCGTCCCGGTCCGCTCCCGCGTGGCCCCTTTGGGGGCTTCGCGCAGCGAGCGCCCGGGGCGCAGGATTCCGAGGTTCCGCAGTCCATGAGCCGTATCGTCCGTACCGCCTGCACCCGCCACTGCGGCGACGGCTGCGCGCTCGTCGTCGAGGTGGGCGAGGGCGGCAAGCTGGTAGTCCGGGGCAACCCGGACCATCCTTTCACGCAAGGATTCATCTGCGCCAAGACCGCCCGGTTCGCCGAGCGGCTTACAAGCCTCAGGCGCATCGTCACGCCGCTCATTCGCGATGGCGAGGGCTTCCGCGAAGCCTCCTGGGAGGCGGCCCTCTCGCTCATCGCCGCCCAGGTCCAGCGTCTGCGGAGGACGCCCGAGCGCATGCTCCACGTCCACTATCACGCCTCCTTCGGGCTTCTGCACCAGGCCAGCAAGCTGCTCTTCGGCACGCTCGGTGCGTCCGGATTCTCCGGTTCGCCCTGCCTGGCGGCCGGGGCCGAGGCCGTGCGGCGCGACTTCGGGGCCGTGCGCCAGGGCCCCCTGAGCGAGGCCATGCGGGCCGAACGCATCGTGAACTGGGGCCGCAACGCCGGAGCCCAGTCGGTGCACCTTGCCGCCATGATCGCCAAGGCCCGCAAGCGCGGCGCGCGGGTTCTGTCCATCCATCCGGGAGACCCGGGCTACGCGGGCATAAGCGACGTCGAGATCGTCATCCGGCCGGGCACGGACCGTTTTCTTGCTGCGGCGGCCATGAAAATCCTGCTGGAGCGCGGGCAAGTCCATGTCTCGCCGGGCGAATCGGGATGGGCGGGCGGCGGCGCCTGCGGCGTCCTCGACTCGGCGTCACTGGCCCGGTGCGCCGACGCTCGGGCGTTCCTGGATCTTCTGGGCGGGCTCGACCTGGAAGTCCTGCTCGACGCCTGCGGCGTGTCCCGCCAGCAGGCCGGGATGCTGGCGGACTGGTATTCGCCGGGGCAGGGCGGTCCCACGGCCACCCTCATCGGGCGCGGCGTGCAGCGCTACGCACACGGCGGCGAAAACGTCCGCTTCATCGACGCCCTGGCCATGCTCACGGGAAACATCGGGCGCGCGGGCGGCGGCGTCTACTACATGCGCCAGGATCTGAAGCAGGCCGCCTGGAACTGGACCCAGGCCGAGCCAGGCTCCGGCAGGAAATTCCCGCTCACAGACCTGGCCGCACAGGTCGGACGCGCCGATCCGCCCGTGGAGTTCGTCTGGGTGGAGGGCATGAACCTCGTGACCCAATGCCCGGACAGCCTGGCAACGGCCGCAATGCTCAAGGAGCGCTTCACCGTGGTGGTGGAGCCCTTCATGACCGACACCGCCCGCGCGGCCACGGTCATTCTGCCGC encodes the following:
- a CDS encoding dihydrolipoyl dehydrogenase family protein, coding for MASDLLIVGGGPAGYDAALAAAKRGISTTLVEKEHLGGSCLNWGCIPTKFLLAAVAPKAELEGQQKMKTGSGEVFVDLPALVDRKKRHLEATRKAMAAELQKLGVEFVRGELKMIGAVKSVFEVDGEPKTLQYKKCILATGSRPAAHPGLKADHDAILNSGDILSIREVPKRLLVVGAGFIGLELAQFFSRAGSAITLVDVAPRIAPTEDEEISKALHQTFKRAGWDIHTGVKIASLESVDGAARLVLEDGREFGADKCLLAVGRLPNSRNLMLEMLGAEVKGAGWVHTDEHLLASPTVYAVGDVNGRTLLAHAASSQGEWAVRHFAGEENGAYNPGPIPGCMYGAPETMRVGVMEAEARDKGMDVAVSRAQLVANPIAQAHGATGGLVKCVWSEGKLVGVTGVGHGVASLATLSTVMVRQGWTRKQCEELVFPHPTLDEALRSALLAPAK
- a CDS encoding molybdopterin-dependent oxidoreductase gives rise to the protein MSRIVRTACTRHCGDGCALVVEVGEGGKLVVRGNPDHPFTQGFICAKTARFAERLTSLRRIVTPLIRDGEGFREASWEAALSLIAAQVQRLRRTPERMLHVHYHASFGLLHQASKLLFGTLGASGFSGSPCLAAGAEAVRRDFGAVRQGPLSEAMRAERIVNWGRNAGAQSVHLAAMIAKARKRGARVLSIHPGDPGYAGISDVEIVIRPGTDRFLAAAAMKILLERGQVHVSPGESGWAGGGACGVLDSASLARCADARAFLDLLGGLDLEVLLDACGVSRQQAGMLADWYSPGQGGPTATLIGRGVQRYAHGGENVRFIDALAMLTGNIGRAGGGVYYMRQDLKQAAWNWTQAEPGSGRKFPLTDLAAQVGRADPPVEFVWVEGMNLVTQCPDSLATAAMLKERFTVVVEPFMTDTARAATVILPPALMLECEDIAKADSHPYLNHSAKVLEPRGQARSNFDIASALGAVLDPPVNFPAAEEVLDTALCGGNLRSSLSELREKGFLGVDMPETPWADGVFAHPDGLYRLPEELHPERPDDPRYPLRLLSPVRRDHLLSQVPEEEQESPPRVFVSPDCAALATLAPGGVALLETAHGSMEVRVDILESLHPDAVLYPRGDWLSRGGCVNRIIRGVEADMAGQVAYYQARARLVTAPAV